The following proteins come from a genomic window of Magnetococcales bacterium:
- a CDS encoding response regulator has product MTKMILCVDDSPSMRQTIKLTLAVRGYRIIEAVDGLDGLEKARNTTVDLVITDLNMPRMGGLEFIDALRQLSEYKGVPILFVTTESDEALRARAKEAGATGWLTKPFAPEVLLKVTRRLLE; this is encoded by the coding sequence ATGACCAAAATGATTCTGTGTGTCGATGACTCCCCCAGCATGCGTCAGACCATCAAGCTGACGCTGGCGGTGCGGGGATATCGGATCATCGAGGCGGTGGACGGTCTCGACGGCCTGGAAAAAGCCAGAAACACCACCGTGGATCTGGTGATCACCGATCTCAACATGCCCCGCATGGGAGGGCTGGAGTTCATCGACGCCCTGCGTCAGCTATCCGAATACAAAGGGGTTCCGATCCTGTTCGTCACCACCGAAAGCGATGAGGCGTTGCGCGCTCGGGCCAAAGAGGCCGGCGCTACGGGTTGGCTCACCAAGCCTTTCGCTCCCGAAGTGCTCCTCAAGGTGACCCGGCGGTTGTTGGAATGA
- a CDS encoding STAS domain-containing protein: MDLGNESSMMDASQGTDGVLRLPARATIREVAAVREAVLGLLNQGVPVVLDCSDVVQTDLSMVQMIIAARRSTGGDELALRVVLPGMGVMAEQIRLAGLEHEFEELWNV, translated from the coding sequence ATGGATTTGGGCAATGAATCGTCCATGATGGACGCATCGCAGGGTACGGATGGCGTGCTGCGATTGCCCGCGCGCGCGACCATCCGTGAAGTTGCCGCTGTGCGCGAGGCTGTGCTGGGCCTGCTGAATCAAGGCGTGCCGGTGGTGCTGGACTGTTCCGATGTGGTGCAGACCGACCTGTCCATGGTTCAGATGATCATCGCCGCCCGGCGTTCTACCGGTGGTGACGAGTTGGCCTTGAGGGTGGTTCTCCCCGGGATGGGCGTTATGGCCGAGCAGATCCGACTGGCTGGCCTGGAACACGAATTTGAGGAGTTGTGGAACGTCTGA
- the erpA gene encoding iron-sulfur cluster insertion protein ErpA, whose product MSITLTPSAANKLSALLQEENNPQTKLRIFVSGGGCSGFKYGFTFDDTQEEADLLVESHGAKVLVDPTSLNYLAGAEVDYVEDLSGAQFVIRNPNAASSCGCGQSFTPNSMGGCSNA is encoded by the coding sequence ATGTCCATCACCCTCACCCCCAGTGCCGCCAACAAATTGAGCGCACTGCTGCAAGAAGAGAACAACCCGCAAACCAAGCTGCGCATCTTCGTTTCCGGGGGAGGCTGTTCCGGTTTCAAGTATGGCTTCACCTTCGATGACACCCAGGAAGAGGCCGATCTTCTGGTCGAATCCCATGGCGCCAAGGTGCTGGTGGATCCCACTTCCCTCAACTATCTGGCCGGTGCGGAAGTCGATTACGTGGAAGACCTTTCCGGCGCCCAGTTTGTCATCCGCAACCCCAATGCCGCCAGTTCCTGCGGTTGTGGTCAGTCCTTCACCCCCAACTCCATGGGCGGATGTTCCAACGCCTGA
- the lon gene encoding endopeptidase La, whose translation MADDQPKNDDPSFPSASTVDAAQPPLEEMIDDKPDDKSDSAPPARVEDLLPSELVIYPLGGRPFFPGMLTPIQVEGSPYYDTIKYALHSPGKMFGIVLSHAEDGDEVFESSKLYRFGAVARIMEAAINEEDKQIKLLAEGISRFEILEIVQPGPPIIARVVHHDKLSLNLDLDALKPYTMAVISALKEILKFDSLYQEQVKMFLSRHNFGEPDRLADFVASMTSSKREELQEVLETLNIRERLEKVLALLKKELEMVKLQDKISRQVEEGISKNQRQFFLREQLKEIQKELGITKDDRTADMERFRERLQKLTLADEPKKRIEEELDKLSILETGSSEYGVTRNYVDWLTSLPWGVHTKDKLDISRARQVLNKDHDALNDVKERILEFLAVGKLKGEIGGSIILLVGPPGVGKTSIGRSVARAVGRKFFRFSVGGMRDEAEIKGHRRTYVGAMPGKMIQALRRTESANPIIMLDEVDKIGASYHGDPASALLEVLDPEQNNEFLDHYLDVRFDLSKILFICTANQLDTIPQPLLDRMEIIRLSGYITEEKIKIARNHLIPKQYEKNGMQYSQLRISNDAVRVIVDGYAREAGVRRLEQKIAAIVRKAAVKILEENATIPIRVGKDQVETFLGKPGFRDEQPFHGIGVVTGLAWTAMGGATLDVEAINPGGEKPGLTLTGALGDVMKESAHIALSYISSNCVSLGGNPKLLTHHPVHLHVPEGATPKDGPSAGITMATAMLSLAKNQPINRRLAMTGEITLTGQVLAVGGIREKVIAARRVGIRELIMPEACRKSYEEVPDHIREGFTVHFVQKYPQVAKLVFDP comes from the coding sequence ATGGCCGACGACCAACCCAAAAACGACGATCCCAGCTTCCCCTCGGCGTCCACGGTGGACGCCGCGCAACCGCCACTGGAAGAGATGATCGACGACAAACCTGACGACAAATCCGATTCCGCCCCACCGGCGCGGGTGGAGGATCTGTTGCCTTCGGAACTGGTGATCTATCCCTTGGGGGGGCGCCCGTTTTTTCCCGGCATGCTCACCCCCATTCAGGTGGAAGGCTCCCCCTACTACGACACCATCAAATACGCCCTGCACTCTCCGGGCAAAATGTTCGGCATCGTCTTGAGCCATGCCGAAGATGGAGACGAGGTGTTCGAGTCCAGCAAGTTGTACCGCTTCGGGGCCGTGGCCCGCATCATGGAGGCGGCCATCAACGAAGAGGACAAACAAATCAAGCTCCTGGCCGAAGGCATCTCCCGCTTTGAAATCCTGGAGATCGTCCAGCCCGGTCCGCCGATCATCGCCCGGGTGGTCCATCACGACAAGCTCTCCCTCAATCTGGACCTGGATGCCCTCAAGCCCTACACCATGGCGGTGATCAGCGCCTTGAAGGAGATCCTGAAATTCGACTCCCTGTATCAGGAACAGGTCAAAATGTTCCTGTCGCGCCACAACTTCGGGGAGCCGGATCGTCTGGCGGACTTCGTGGCCTCCATGACCAGTTCCAAACGCGAAGAGCTGCAAGAGGTCTTGGAGACCCTCAACATCCGGGAACGGCTGGAAAAAGTGCTGGCTCTGCTGAAAAAAGAGCTGGAAATGGTCAAGTTGCAAGACAAGATCTCCCGGCAGGTGGAAGAGGGCATCTCGAAGAATCAACGCCAGTTCTTTCTACGGGAGCAGCTCAAGGAGATTCAAAAAGAGCTGGGCATCACCAAGGACGATCGCACCGCCGACATGGAGCGGTTCCGGGAGCGTCTGCAAAAATTGACCCTGGCGGACGAACCCAAAAAACGCATCGAAGAGGAGTTGGACAAACTCTCCATCCTGGAGACCGGATCTTCGGAATACGGGGTCACCCGCAACTATGTGGACTGGTTGACCAGCCTCCCCTGGGGGGTCCACACCAAGGACAAACTGGATATCAGCCGCGCCCGTCAGGTGCTCAACAAGGATCACGACGCCCTCAACGACGTGAAAGAACGCATCCTGGAATTCCTGGCCGTGGGCAAACTCAAAGGAGAGATCGGGGGATCGATCATCCTGCTGGTGGGTCCGCCGGGCGTGGGAAAAACCTCCATCGGTCGTTCCGTGGCCCGGGCCGTGGGTCGAAAATTCTTTCGGTTTTCCGTGGGGGGCATGCGGGACGAAGCCGAAATCAAAGGCCATCGCCGCACCTATGTGGGCGCCATGCCCGGCAAGATGATCCAGGCCTTGCGGCGCACCGAGTCGGCCAATCCCATCATCATGCTCGACGAGGTGGACAAGATCGGCGCCAGCTATCACGGCGATCCGGCCTCGGCCCTGCTGGAGGTGCTGGACCCGGAACAAAACAACGAATTCCTCGATCACTACCTGGACGTGCGTTTCGATCTGTCCAAGATTCTGTTCATCTGCACCGCCAACCAGTTGGATACCATCCCCCAGCCCCTGCTGGACCGCATGGAGATCATCCGCCTGTCGGGCTACATCACCGAAGAAAAAATCAAGATCGCCCGCAACCACCTGATTCCCAAGCAGTACGAAAAAAACGGCATGCAATACTCCCAGTTGCGCATCAGCAACGATGCCGTGCGGGTGATCGTGGACGGTTATGCCCGTGAGGCGGGGGTGCGCCGTCTGGAACAAAAAATCGCCGCCATCGTCCGCAAGGCCGCGGTGAAAATCCTGGAAGAAAACGCCACCATCCCGATCCGGGTGGGCAAGGATCAGGTGGAAACCTTCCTCGGCAAACCGGGATTCCGGGACGAACAGCCCTTCCACGGCATCGGCGTGGTGACGGGACTGGCCTGGACCGCCATGGGGGGTGCCACCCTGGACGTGGAAGCCATCAACCCCGGCGGCGAAAAACCCGGCCTTACCCTGACCGGCGCCCTGGGAGACGTGATGAAAGAGTCGGCCCACATCGCCTTGAGCTATATCTCGTCCAACTGTGTCAGCCTGGGGGGCAATCCCAAACTGCTCACCCACCACCCGGTCCATCTGCACGTTCCCGAAGGGGCCACCCCCAAGGATGGTCCTTCGGCGGGCATCACCATGGCCACCGCCATGTTGTCGTTGGCCAAGAACCAACCCATCAACCGCCGTCTGGCCATGACCGGAGAAATCACCCTCACCGGTCAGGTGCTGGCCGTGGGCGGCATCCGCGAAAAGGTGATCGCCGCCCGGCGTGTGGGCATCCGGGAATTGATCATGCCGGAAGCCTGCCGGAAAAGCTACGAAGAGGTGCCGGACCACATCCGTGAAGGATTCACGGTCCACTTCGTGCAAAAATATCCCCAGGTGGCCAAACTGGTGTTCGATCCGTGA
- a CDS encoding SIS domain-containing protein has product MSTEIRQLIEESIAVKQAVLNDPHILAQIETLAEKCLHSLRSGGKILFAGNGGSFADAQHLSAELTARFQIDRAPLPSLALGANNSAISAIGNDYGYEQVFARELHAIARPEDLFIPITTSGNSPNILAAIEAGQRLGITMVGLTGQEGGRMKSLCDCICIPSKVTARIQECHILVGHILCGLIESRYFAPDNAD; this is encoded by the coding sequence ATGAGCACTGAAATCCGCCAGCTTATCGAGGAGTCCATCGCGGTCAAACAGGCCGTGCTGAACGATCCCCACATTCTGGCCCAAATCGAGACCCTGGCCGAAAAATGTCTGCATTCCCTGCGCTCCGGGGGCAAGATTCTGTTCGCGGGCAATGGCGGCAGCTTCGCCGACGCCCAGCATCTGTCCGCCGAACTGACCGCCCGTTTCCAGATCGACCGGGCGCCCCTGCCCTCCCTGGCTCTGGGGGCCAACAATTCCGCCATCAGCGCCATCGGCAACGATTACGGTTACGAACAGGTCTTCGCCCGGGAACTGCACGCCATCGCCCGCCCGGAAGACCTGTTCATCCCCATCACCACCAGCGGCAACAGCCCCAACATTCTGGCCGCCATCGAAGCGGGTCAACGCCTGGGCATCACCATGGTGGGACTCACCGGACAGGAGGGAGGCCGAATGAAATCCCTGTGCGACTGCATCTGCATCCCGTCCAAGGTGACGGCCCGCATCCAGGAGTGTCACATTCTGGTGGGACATATCCTGTGCGGATTAATCGAATCCCGTTATTTCGCCCCGGACAACGCCGACTGA